In a single window of the Pelodiscus sinensis isolate JC-2024 chromosome 18, ASM4963464v1, whole genome shotgun sequence genome:
- the NSFL1C gene encoding NSFL1 cofactor p47 produces the protein MADRQEALREFVAVTGTEEERARFFLESAGWDLQIALASFYEDGGDEDIVTLPQPTPSSVSRGTAPSDHRVTSFRDLVHAQEEDDEEEEGQRFYAGGSERSGQQIVGPPRKKSPNELVEDLFKGAKEHGAVAVDRPAKSPGESSKPKPFAGGGYRLGAAPEEESAYVSGERRQHSAQDVHIVLKLWKSGFSLDNGDLRSYQDPSNAQFLESIRRGEVPAELRRLARGGQVNLDMEDHRDEDFVKSKGAFKAFTGEGQKLGSTAPQVMGISTPAQQAENEAKASSAITIDESEPTTNIQIRLADGGRLVQKFNHSHSIRDIRLFIVDARPAMAATSFVLMTTFPNKELSDEDQTLKDANLLNAVIVQRLI, from the exons ATGGCGGATCGGCAGGAGGCGCTGAGGGAGTTCGTGGCCGTGACCGGCACCGAGGAGGAGCGAGCGCGCTTCTTCCTGGAGTCGGCGGGCTGGGACCTGCAG ATTGCTCTAGCTAGTTTCTATGAAGATGGTGGTGATGAAGACATTGTTACGCTTCCTCAGCCTactcccagctctgtgtccagAGGCACTGCACCCAG TGACCACCGAGTGACATCATTCAGAGACCTTGTTCATGCTCAGGAAGAAGACGATGAAGAAGAAGAGGGACAGCG GTTTTATGCTGGGGGCTCAGAGAGGAGTGGGCAGCAGATTGTCGGCCCTCCAAGGAAGAAAAGCCCCAATGAGCTGGTGGAAGATCTGTTCAAAGGAGCTAAGGAGCACGGAGCGGTGGCTGTCGATCGACCCGCTAAGAGCCCTGGCGAGAGCAGCAAACCAAAA CCATTTGCAGGGGGAGGATATCGCCTTGGagcggccccggaggaggagtccGCTTATGTGTCAGGAGAGAGGAGGCAGCATTCTGCTCAGGAT GTACACATTGTACTGAAGTTGTGGAAGAGCGGGTTCAGCCTGGACAATGGGGATCTGAGGAGCTACCAAGACCCATCCAATGCCCAATTCCTGGAGTCCATCCGCAGAGG GGAGGTCCCAGCTGAGCTCCGCAGACTAGCCCGTGGCGGACAAGTGAACTTGGATATGGAGGACCATCGTGATGAGGACTTTGTGAAATCCAAAGGTGCCTTCAAGGCTTTCACTGGAGAGGGGCAGAAACTGGGCAG CACTGCCCCCCAAGTGATGGGCATCagcactccagcccagcaggcAGAAAACGAAGCCAAAGCCAGTTCTGCTATCACAATTGATGAGTCAGAGCCCACCACCAACATCCAAATCCGGCTTGCTGACGGCGGGCGATTGGTCCAGAAATTTAACCACAGCCACAG CATCCGTGACATCCGGCTCTTCATAGTAGATGCCCGGCCGGCGATGGCTGCCACCAGCTTTGTCCTCATGACCACCTTCCCGAATAAAGAGCTGTCTGATGAGGACCAAACCCTCAAGGACGCCAACCTGCTCAACGCTGTCATTGTCCAGCGGTTAATATAA